Proteins encoded by one window of Juglans regia cultivar Chandler chromosome 15, Walnut 2.0, whole genome shotgun sequence:
- the LOC108990365 gene encoding uncharacterized protein LOC108990365 codes for MVHEQKFIEVQQVIDHALSVIQSYTDLKQLPIRKAREYFDWKPPPSGSLKLNVDGAVFDDLHKAGVGVVLRDDAGMVIMATSKVEFEVINAKAIESLAIFRALQLCATMGIHSLIVESDCLMAIQVLNNDIPSDPMLDPLLCEIRKLLRVFVECKFQHIYRESNRVAHILARYAWNVENISMWNDCYPDFISQVIWLDKCL; via the coding sequence ATGGTTCATGAGCAGAAATTTATTGAAGTCCAACAGGTCATTGATCATGCTCTATCTGTTATTCAATCTTATACTGATCTGAAACAGTTGCCCATAAGGAAAGCTCGAGAGTACTTTGATTGGAAGCCTCCTCCATCGGGTTCACTAAAACTAAATGTGGATGGTGCTGTTTTTGATGACCTTCATAAGGCAGGGGTGGGTGTGGTGCTCAGAGATGATGCTGGCATGGTGATTATGGCAACAAGCAAGGTTGAATTTGAAGTGATTAATGCTAAAGCTATTGAATCTCTGGCTATTTTCCGGGCCTTACAGCTGTGTGCTACTATGGGGATTCATAGTTTGATTGTGGAATCAGATTGCTTGATGGCTATACAAGTGCTTAACAATGATATTCCTTCTGATCCAATGTTGGATCCATTATTGTGTGAAATTCGAAAGTTGTTAAGAGTGTTTGTAGAGTGCAAATTTCAACATATTTATAGGGAAAGTAATCGGGTTGCTCATATTCTGGCCCGGTATGCTTGGAACGTTGAGAATATCTCAATGTGGAATGATTGTTATCCAGACTTTATTTCTCAAGTtatttggcttgataaatgTCTATAA
- the LOC108990366 gene encoding uncharacterized mitochondrial protein AtMg00310-like — protein MEKTAMIFSGNVSRASQEELRQLWGVSEVQDYGKYLGLPPAIGRSKTNAFSEIKQKVWKKLQGWKENMLSQGGREVLIKAVALSLPTYSMSCFLLPISLCSEFESMMVKFWWSQKKDEKRIHWMSWRKMCEQKGKGGFGFKDLHVFNLSLLAKQGWRIMQETDSLIHKVSKAKYFPHGVFLEAGLGKRPSSPGEAFGGPRS, from the coding sequence ATGGAGAAAACTGCTATGATCTTTAGTGGCAATGTTTCAAGGGCCAGTCAGGAAGAGTTAAGGCAGCTATGGGGTGTCTCTGAAGTGCAAGATTATGGGAAGTATTTGGGTCTTCCTCCTGCAATTGGTCGATCAAAGACAAATGCCTTTTCTGAGATTAAACAAAAAGTGTGGAAAAAGCTTCAAGGTTGGAAGGAAAATATGTTATCCCAAGGTGGGAGGGAAGTTTTGATCAAGGCAGTGGCCCTTTCACTCCCAACTTATTCAATGAGCTGTTTTCTTCTCCCAATTTCTCTATGTTCTGAATTTGAATCCATGATGGTAAAGTTTTGGTGGAGCCAAAAGAAGGATGAAAAGAGAATTCATTGGATGAGTTGGAGGAAAATGTGTGAGCAGAAAGGGAAAGGGGGATTTGGTTTTAAGGATCTGCATGTATTCAACTTGTCTTTGCTAGCCAAACAAGGGTGGAGGATTATGCAAGAAACAGACTCTTTGATCCATAAAGTTTCGAAGGCAAAATACTTCCCTCATGGAGTGTTCTTAGAAGCTGGTTTAGGTAAGAGGCCTTCTTCACCTGGCGAGGCATTTGGGGGGCCAAGAAGTTGA